The window AAAAACATTCTACTATTATACAACACAAAAGCAAAGTTAAATTATAAATATGCTTCAATAAAAGTAGTTATTTTTTCTGAATTGTATCTATCAAAAACAGTTTTTCTAGTTCCGTAGATAAAGCAGAGGTAAGGTATACACAACTCCTGGGATTACACTTGATTGTTACTGTTGCTTCAATCAAAGTAGTGATGAAAAAACTTGCGAATACTTCTCATGAACCCACCTCTCTTCTTTCCCCTCTTATGCCACTtagccttttcttcttcttcttcagcatCGCGATAATGAAAACGCTTCCTCAATTTCATTCTATCAAAGCTATATTGGTCTTCACCATAATACTTCgcataaagctttgatcttttgTCATCCTCATTATCATCTTCTTTATCAAATCGATGAGCCTGGAATTGATTTTGACGTTTCAATTTCTTTTTACCAAACTTCACGCGATCATCGTCTAGAAACTTCGAGATCTTACCAAGCTTCTCGCGATTGTCGAGAAACTTCGAGATCTTCTCCTCTTTGTGGTCATCGTCTTCGTCATCGTGATGGTAGTGGGGGAAATTGACCTGATCCGCCGGAATTTCACGCACGCCGACACGGTATACAAACTTATCAAAGTCAATGTTTTTGCCGGAAGAGAGTATCATGTCATTGCCATAAGGGATCTGACGCCGTGATACCGGATACCGGTGGTGGAAATGGTGGCGACATAGGCGGAGCGGTAGGTTAGATCGGAGCCGGAATCGACGGTTGATCGGCCGGAACTTGACTAAGGTCAACGGCATCGAATGGACGGAGTGAGTCTCTTCGTTATCGGCGCTTTTAGGAAGGCTAAGAATAGGCGCCGAATCGTCGAATTCCGGTAGAGTATTAGGATGTTCGGGGCGGATGACGTCATTTTCTGAAGGGAGTTTGAGGTGCGTGACGTCATTTTCCGGTTGACTTACAGGAATACGAGCAAAGGAAAGCGTAAATAAGAGGAAAAGTACGGCGACGGAGAGTTTCGTCATGGTTAAAAGGTAAAAATTGTTGGAAAAAAATTGGCGTGGtttacgatatatatatatatatataaggtatgGTATTCCGGCAGTTTAGAAGTGTATTTGATTGAATCCTATGATTATATAAATACACCAaatctatatttatatattattattattaaaagaagAGGAGAAGTCAAGTGGCGGTCTAAAAAAGTAACGTCATATAaatagttaataattaattattgattattatatttgaatttaaatatttataaaataataaaataaatctatatttatatctatatattattaaaatgagagaaaaaatcATCTTCTTAAACCAAGTGAGAGTCTAGAAAAAAATCGCATGACATAaatagttaataattaattatttgttattgtttttgaatttaaatatctataaaataataaaataaaatattctataataaaaaacgaaaattaaaaaataattccattcaaattggagagtagtttcaagttggagtttttaaattattttaaaataaataaaattacaaaaaaataaaaaacgaacaatttaaaatttctttgtttttatttttttttgtttttctttttaaaaataaaaagtatattTAATCAGAATTATTATTgataataatagaataaaatacaaaattaaacAATATATaccttctattatattataaaatgaaagtagcatacaaaaatttaaataaagtaatatgctaataaatattggataatataatgaAGAAAAATACAGAACTAAAAAGTTATTTGCCTATATAAGTCtcattaatttaatagagattttattcattaaaatttagataatattattgagaacaatatgatagaatttaaaataaaataaa is drawn from Nicotiana tomentosiformis chromosome 12, ASM39032v3, whole genome shotgun sequence and contains these coding sequences:
- the LOC104118910 gene encoding uncharacterized protein, translating into MTKLSVAVLFLLFTLSFARIPVSQPENDVTHLKLPSENDVIRPEHPNTLPEFDDSAPILSLPKSADNEETHSVHSMPLTLVKFRPINRRFRLRSNLPLRLCRHHFHHRYPVSRRQIPYGNDMILSSGKNIDFDKFVYRVGVREIPADQVNFPHYHHDDEDDDHKEEKISKFLDNREKLGKISKFLDDDRVKFGKKKLKRQNQFQAHRFDKEDDNEDDKRSKLYAKYYGEDQYSFDRMKLRKRFHYRDAEEEEEKAKWHKRGKKRGGFMRSIRKFFHHYFD